The sequence GAGTTTATGGTCCTACAATGAAAAGATATAGAGAGTTATTTTGGGAAGAGTTAGGGCCATCCGAGGGCTGTGGAATGACCCCTGGTGTATTGGTGGAGATTCAATATGATCAGATTTCCGAATGAGCGTAGAAGAGGAGGGAGACTGACTCATTCAATGCGAAGATTCTCGGAGGTGATCGAGGACCTGGACTTGAGGACCTGCCCCTTCAGGGGGGTCCGTTTACATGGAGTGGAGGGTTGAACAACCAAACCATGTCAAGACTTGATCGGTTCCTGGTGTCGGAGGACTGGGAGGGCCATTTTAATGGGGCTGTACAGAGTACTCTTCCCAGGCCAGTGTCAGACCACTTTCCCATTCTATTGGATGGGGGAGGGGTGAGGAGGGGGCCTGTCCCTTTCCgctttgaaaacatgtggctcaaggaggaGGGTTTTAAGGATTTGATGAAGGGGTGGTGGCAAGGTTTAAGATTCAGCGGGTCTTTTAGCTTCATCCTTGCAGAGAAATTGAAGGCCTTAAAGGCAATCTTAAAGTCCTGGAATAAGGAAGTTTTTGGGAAGGTAGCAGTGAATAAGAGATTGGCTTTGGACAAAGTGGATTTCTGGGATTCTCAGGAGAAGATGCGTACATTAtcattggaggagctggaagcCAAAAAGGAAGCTAAGGGGGACTTTGAGAAATGGGCTCTTATGGAGGAGAtttcttggagacaaaaatcgaGAGAATTGTGGTTGAGGGAGGGTGACAGAAATACCGGCTTCTTTCATAAGATGGCCAATTCCCATAGAAGGAGAAGTTGTATGACTAAGATTAAGATTAATGGTAGCTGGTTAACAGATGAGCAGGACATAAAAGGGGGTGTGGTTGGAGCTTTCGAGAATCTGTTAACAGATCCTGGAGATTGGCATCCATCAATGGAAGGTTTAGATTTTAATAGGATTAATGGTGAGGATGCAGCTTGTCTGGAAAGGGTTTTCACAGAGGTAGAGGTCTTCTCTGCTCTCTCAGATCTGAATGGAGACAAGGCCCCGGGTCCAGACGGCTTTTCTCTCAGTTTTTGGCAGTTCAGCTGGGAATTTGTGAAAGATGAGGTCATGGGCTTTATGAAGGAGTTCCACGAGCATGGCAGATTTGTGAGGAGCCTGAATTCAACTTTCCTAGTCCTTATCCCTAAAAAACCAGATGCGGAGGACCTTAAAGATTTCAGACCCATTAGCTTGATAGGTGGATTGTATAAACTGTTAGCAAAAGTGCTAGCAAACAGGATCAAGAAGGTGGTGGGAAAGGTGGTATCTTCAGCTCAAAACGCCTTTGTTGaaggaagacaaattttggatgctgcCCTAATTGCCAATGAGGCAATAGACTCGATGCTGAAGAGAAATGAGAGTGAGGTGTTGTGTAAGCTAGATATAGAGAAGGCGTACGATCACTTGAATTGGAATTTTCTACTATTGGTATTGCAAAGAATGGGGTTTGGGGAGAAGTGGACTGGCTGGATCTCTTGGTGTATCTCCACAGCGTCGTTTTCAGTTTTGATTAATGGCACTCCAGCCGGGTTTTTCAATAGTTCAAGGGGTTTGCGTCAGGGGGATCCTCTCTCTCCCTACCTTTTTATTATCGGGATGGAGGCTTTTAGTAGGCTCATCCTTAGAGCAGTGAGAGGGGGTTTTCTTTCGGGCTGTAGGATACAAGGAAGAAGTGGAGACGGGCTGTGGTATCCCATTTGCTGTTCGCCGATGATACTTTAGTTTTTTGTGAAGCTTCCCAAGATCAGATGGCTCATCTTAGCTGGTTGTTgttgtggtttgaagccatatcAGGATTGAGGATTAATTTGGATAAGAGCGAGATTTTGCCGGTTGGGAGAGTAGAGAACTTGGAGGCTTTGGCTCTTGAGGTCGGCTGTAAAGTGGGAAGGATGCCAAACTTGGGGATCCCTTTGGGGGCAAATCACAAGTCCGTGgctgtttgggatggggtggaagagagatttcgGAGAAGGCTTGCCTTGTGGAAAAGGAATTATATCTCCAAAGGCGGTAGAATTACTCTAATTCGGAGTACTTTgtcaagtatgcccatataCTTGATGTCTTTACTTCGAATGCCAAGAGTGGTTAGTTtaagattggaaaaaattcaaagagattttttatgggGGGGAGGagctttggagaggaagcctCATCTAGTAAATTGGGATTCCGTATGCTCGGACATAAGGAAGGGTGGCTTGGGAGTTAGACGCTTGTCTATTCTCAATAGAGCCCTGTTATGCAAGTGGAACTGGCGGTTTGCGAATGAAAGGGAGGCTCTTTGGAGGCAAGTCATTAGTAGGAAGTTcggggaggaagaagggggttggtATACTAGAGAAGTTAGGGAGGGTTTGGAGTAGGCTTgtggaaggaaataaggaaggaaggagCTCTAGTGCAAAACAAAGTTGTCTTTTCTGTgggaatggtagaagggtgaaattttggaaagataattgGTGTGGGAATTTCTCTCTCAGTAATTTGTTTCCCTCTTTGTATGCCTTTGCTTCATCTAAAGAGGCTTGGCTAGTGGAGTTATGGGATCATTCGGGTGATGAAGGGGTTTGGAATCCTAGCTTTTCTAGGtcctttaatgactgggaggtggAGGGGGTGGAGAGATTACTTTTGACAATCCGGGTAGGAGGCTTAACCCTCTTTTGGAAGATAGAATGCTGTGGAAAGAGACTAAAGATGGGATTTTCTCAGTTAAGTCCCTTTATAGTTCGCTAGCTTCAAGAAGAGATGTTCAGTTTCCTTATAGTAATATTTGGAGCATTTGTGTGCCTACCAAAgtgagcttctttgcttgggaagcttatTGGGGTAAGGTGCTAACCTTGGATCAACTTAAAAAGAGGGGTCGGTCTCTAGCTAACAGATGCTTCCTTTGCGGTATGGAAGAagagtcaattgatcatattctcATTCATTGCTCTAAGGCAAGAGGGTTATGGGAGTTATTGTTTGCATTGTTTGGTGTTACTTGGGTCCTCCCTTCTTCGGTTAAAGATACTCTTAGTGGTTGGTGTGGCTTCAAGTTGGACAAGAAGCGTAGGAAGGTGTGGAACGCAGCccctttgtgcattttttgggcggtttggaaggaaagaaacaggatAGCTTTTGATAATGAAGAGTTATCAATTCATAGGttgaagaattcttttgtttgtaatctttggctGTGGACTAAATCGGTTGTAAATGAGGGTTCTCTtcctttgattaatttttttgattggctagGCACTAGTTGAGGGCGGGTATTGTATCTCTATTTCTTTTTGGGCCTATTGGCGCctcttgtatacttcctgtatgcttggGTCAGCCTCAAGGcgcccttttctaatatatttttgttgtgtgttttgcctatcaaaaaaaaaaatattcaagtgGTATTTCCAACaagctttcttttttttttttcttccttattcgaaaacaattatttcattgcattgaaatagtaagtacaaagaaggatgagaaatccttcagACCCATCTGACAAATACAAAATCCTCTATATTACCCAACAAGTTCTTTGGTTCTGCATAATAGTCTAACGTATTAAATACCACTAATTCAGTACTGAAGTTCTAGTGCctgatttccaattttcaaaccaaACTAAAAACTCACTTGGATGAACAAAAGTCAGAATACAAACAAAGTTGCAAAAGGAATTCAAATACATGAAGACTAGAAAaagaaatgtaaaataaaatttacctCATCAAACCTATCACACCACCAGAAGTTTGCCTGAATCTTATTCCAAAGAACATTGTAAAGCAGAGCCAGGGTACAGAAGTGTGTGCACTACCCCCAACACATCGCATCACCACCACAAAATGGAATCCACCATGCAAAACCAAACCACCAAAATAAACCATGTATATAGGATTAACATAAAACACTGAGATTTTCACATCCACTCaatttccccaataatgatacaaaaaaaaatggtttttcctttatttacCTGAATGACTCCAAGACAACCATTAAATGACCTTTTATTTAACATCACCttattgcctatcaaaaaaaatacgAGACAAATACATTACTATCTCCTTGTCTCCATATTCCTTCAGGTGTTCAACTATACTGTCAAAGTAAGGAGTCTTCAGTTGAATTCCTCTATCAACCATTAACCGTGCAAGTTTCACAGCTTCTACTGAGTGCCTTTTTTGTGAGAGTCCAACTAAAAGAATGGAATAAATATCAGAATCAAGGTATGACAATCCTTCCATCTtttcaaattcatcaaataaGTGAAACCCATCCAAGACACGTCCCTCCAAACAAAGCGCCTTTATCAAAGTGCCACATGCCAAACCATCAGGCTTCACAGCATTTGCTAACATCCTCCTAAAGAGCTTCTCTGCCTCCTGAAGGTTTTTATTCCCTACCAATGACACAATAAGAGAACTATAGCACTCACCGTATGATACATTACCTCCAGCAACAACtttatcaattaatttaaaagcCTCCTCAGCACGCCCCTCTGCACAAAACCCCTTCATCAAAATACTAACTGTGACCCGATTTGGAGCACACCCACAAGCTCTCATTCGATCCAAAATCTCCGATGCCTCCACCAACTTACCCTTCTCACAACAACTCTGAATCATAGATGTATATGTAACAACATTAGGACTACAATCACCACTCTCTTTCTCCATCTCCCCTAACAACTCCAAAGCTCTTTCCAAACTCCCAAATCTACAAACCCCATCAAGAATCACAGTGTACACGACCACATTGGGTGAGCACCCATGTCCTTTCATAACCTTAAACAACTTACAAGCATC is a genomic window of Vitis riparia cultivar Riparia Gloire de Montpellier isolate 1030 chromosome 1, EGFV_Vit.rip_1.0, whole genome shotgun sequence containing:
- the LOC117917605 gene encoding pentatricopeptide repeat-containing protein At5g47360, which codes for MLICKSMAFSSVSRLLPYSIRHKNPNFSTALSPAEKYYTHLQKYGDDIEKTLPAVRAKLDSSCVNEVLNRCSLTQSQLGLRFFIWAGVQSYYRHSSYLYSKACELFRINQNPRAIIDVIEAYKVEGTVVSVKTFNVVLHLCREAKLADEALWILKKMAEFNIRADTVAYNSVIRLFCEKGDMDLAAGLMKEMGLIDLYPNMITYVTMIKGFCNVGRLEDACKLFKVMKGHGCSPNVVVYTVILDGVCRFGSLERALELLGEMEKESGDCSPNVVTYTSMIQSCCEKGKLVEASEILDRMRACGCAPNRVTVSILMKGFCAEGRAEEAFKLIDKVVAGGNVSYGECYSSLIVSLVGNKNLQEAEKLFRRMLANAVKPDGLACGTLIKALCLEGRVLDGFHLFDEFEKMEGLSYLDSDIYSILLVGLSQKRHSVEAVKLARLMVDRGIQLKTPYFDSIVEHLKEYGDKEIVMYLSRIFFDRQ